The genomic region AATGAAGCGGCCTTGGGCAGCCAGCGCCATGGGGTGCTTGTCATGAACACGCTCCCTCAGCGACCGGCAACGGCCTGCGCGCCGGCGTCGGTAAAGTTGAACACCTTGCCGCCCTGAGCCTGGGCGAACTGCTGCGCCTGCCCCTTGAGCAGGAACGCGCTGAGTTGGCCTTGCTGATTGCTCGCAAACCACGCCTGGCTGGCCAACAGCTTGATGCCGCTGTCCTGGGCCTGGGCATAGACCGCGCGCACCGCTTTGCCTTGTTTGTTCAGACTGTCCAGGGCGGTGAACGCCGCCTCGGCCGATGCGTAATCGCGCACCTTGGGCTCGCCCTTGACCCAGATTTGCGCCACATGCTTCCAGTCGGTGATCGGTTTGCCGGTCAGGGCATCGTTGGCCTTCAGCGGGGATTGGGTGTAATTGCCCAATTGCGCCTCATAGTCCAGTCCAGATGCCTTGAACGCGGCACGGATGTACTGGTCATCGATAAAGGTATTGAGGTCCAGGCCACGGTCGGCCTTTTTCAGCAGCTTGAGGGTGTCGATCGCGGTACCCACCGCCTGGCGGTATTCGGGTTTCCAGCTCAGGTCGCGGGTCTGCACGCCCAGCGGGCCATGGAACAGATAGTTGACCTCGGCTTCGACGCCGGTGACTTTTTCGATCAGCTCGCTGTACTTCTCCGGTTCTGCGGCCAGCAACTGATTGGCCTCGATACTTGCGCGCAGGTAGGCGATGACCACTTCCGGGTACTGTTTGGCATAACGCTGGTCCACCAGCGCGCCGTGGAACGTCGGGGTGTCGGATTGCGAGCCGTCGTAGATTTTGCGGGCGAAACCCCGGTTGGGGAACAGTTCGCCAAACGGCACAAAGTCGGCATGGGCGTCGATCTTGTTGGCCTGCAACGCCGAGCCCGCCACTTCGGGCGCCTGGGCAATGATGTTGACGTCCTTGAGCGGGTCCCACCCCTGGGCCGCAACAGCGCGCAACAACATGCCATGGGCCGTCGAGGCGAATGGCACGGAGATGGTCTTGCCTTTCAGGTCGGCCAGGGACTGGGCGCTGGAAGCGATCGGCACCACAATGCCGTTGCCGCTGCCCTTGATGTTGCCCGACAACACGCTGATAAACAGGCTGTGCTTACCCGCCGCTTCGAACGCAACGCCATTGAAGGCGCCGGGGAAGTCGGCCATCGCGCCAAAGTCCAGTTTGCCGGCGACCATTTCATTGGTCAGCGGCGCGCCACTGGTGAAGTTTTTCCACTGCACGTCGTAGGTAGCGTCCTTGTACTTGCCGTCGTGTGGCAGGTACTTGTCCAACAGCCCCAGCTCGCGGATCAGCAAGCCGCCCGCCGCACAGTTGATGGTGGTGTCCTGGGTGCCGATGGCTACCCGGATCGTTTGGGCCTGAGCCGACAGGCTCAAGGAAGCCAGCACCAGGCCGGCCAAGGTTGCGCGCAATAACATTGGGTAGTTCCCCTCGAATCATGGTTGAAAGAGTCGTCTCCGCCACGGTCTGGCGTGGTGGGAAACGAGGGGGTGTCACTCGGATGGCGTCCGGGGTTGGCGGATGGCGTTTGCGGCAGATCTCAGCGCAGCAGGTACGGGATCTCGACCTTGACTGCGCCGGTGGGGCAATCTTTTTCACAGGGCATGCAGTACCAGCATTCATCGAACGCCATATACGCCTTCTGCGTTGCCGGATTGATCGCCAACAGGTCCATCGGGCACACGTCGACACAGACCGTGCAGCCTTTTTCGGCGATGCACTTGTCTTCATCCACCGTCACCGGGGCGTTGGAGCGGAAGAATATTTCCTGGGGCTGATAGGCCATTTCACTGTGTCCTTGGCGCTTTTGCGCTCTCTGGCTGTAGCGGTGCAACGCAGGTTCAGGCAGCCGCGTGGGCGCCGACCCGCAGGCGGTCGTAGGCCTGCAGCTCTTCGGCATCCAACGGAATTACATACGGCTCGACGGGTTTCTTGAAGCTGACCATCTGCCCGTCGTCGCCCTTTTTCAGGTGGCAATGGCAGAACCAGTCGGCGTCGTTGCGTTGCGGGTGGTCGACCCGGTAGTGGTACAGGCCCCAGCGGCTTTCGGCGCGGTACAGCGAGGCGCGAGCGGCCATTTCGGCGCAATCGCGAATCACGCTGGTTTCCATCGCGCGCATCAATTCATGGGGGTTGTGTGCCTTCATCTGGTCCAGGTCGCGCTCGATATCGGCAAAGCGTTGCAAGCCGATTTCCATCTTGCGGGTGACCTTGGGCGGTTGCAGGTAATCGTTGACGAAACGCCGCAGCTTGTACTCGACCTGGGCTGGCGGCAGGCCGGCTTCGCGGTCCAGCGGCGCGTAGATCCGTGCCTGCTCGGTGGCTACTTGCTGGGCATCCACTGCGCTGAATTCGCGCCCGGCCACAAAGCTTGCAGCGTTGGTGCCGGCGAACCAGCCATAGGTGAACGCACCGAGCATGTAGTTGTGGGGCACGGCCGCCATGTCGCCCGCCGAATACAGGCCCTTGACCGACGTCTCGGCGCGCTCGTTGACCCACACTCCCGACGCCGAGTGCCCGCTGCAAAAGCCGATCTCGGAGATATGCATCTCGACCATCTGGCTGCGGTAGTCAGTGCCCCGGTTGGCGTGAAACTGACCCCGGCTGGGACGCTCGTTGCTGTGCAGGATCTGTTCGATGTTCTGAATGGTTTCCTCGGCCAGGTGATCGAGCTTGAGAAACACCGGGCCGTTGCCGCTTTCGAGCTCCTGGTGGAACTCCCACATCATCTGCCCGCTCCAGTAGTCGCATTCGATGAAGCGTTCACCCTTGTTGTTGGCGGTGTAGCCACCCAAGGGCCCGGTGACATAAGCGCAGGCCGGACCGTTGTAGTCCTTGATCAGCGGGTTGATCTGGAAGCACTCCAGGTTCGCCAGCTCGGCGCCAGCATGGTAGGCCATGGCGTAGCCGTCGCCGGCGTTGGTCGGGTTTTCATAGGTGCCCATCAGGTAACCCGACGACGGCAAGCCCAGGCGGCCGGCCGCGCCGCAGCACAGGATGACCGCCTTGGCCTTGATCACCTGGAAATCGGCCGTACGGCAGTCAAACCCCATCACGCCGTTTACTGCGCCTTCGCTGTCGGTCAGCAAACGGGTGCAGACCAGCCGGTTGGTGATGTTGACCCGCGCCCGCTTGAGCTGGCGATACAGTACCTTCTTGATGTCGTGCCCTTCAGGCATCGGCAGCACGTAAGCGCCCATGTGATGGACTTTTTTCACCGCATAATCGCCGGTTTCGTCTTTCTCGAACTTCACGCCCCAGCGGTCCAACTGCTCGATGGTTTCAAAGCTGTGGGTCGCGTAGGCATACACCGCCGCCTGGTTGACGATGCCGTCGTTGGCGATCGTGATTTCCTTGGTGTACTGCTCCGGCGTGGAGTGGCCTGGAATAATCGCGTTGTTCAGCCCATCCATGCCCATGCTGATGGCGCCGCTGCGCTTGACGTTGGCCTTGTCGATCAACAGAACGCGTAAATCGCGGTTGGCCTCCTTGGCCTTGATCGCTGCCATGGGGCCAGCGGTGCCGCCGCCGATCACCACGATGTCGTATTCCAGTTCCAGGGTTTTGCGGCTCACGGGCGGCTACCTCGCTGACGGTCGATGCGCAGGCGGTACTGAAACGCATCGCCGCGGTAATACAGGTGTTCAAAGTCCACCGGCTGTCCGTCGGCGGTGTGGGTCAGGCGCTCGATGCGCATGATCGGCGAACCCGCCTCCACGTTCAGCGCCTGGGTCAGTTCGCTGTCGGCGAGCACCGCGTCAATCGCCACGTCGGCGTGACCCAGTTGCAGGCCGCAGTCGTTCTCCAGGATCAGAAAGATGTCGCGGGTCACCAGGTCGGCGTTTTCCAGGCGTTCGCCCAGGGCCTGGCTGAGGTAGGTGATTTCCAGCGACACCGGCTCGCGGTTGATCAGCCGTACGCGCTTGATCTGCGTGACAGTGGTGCCCTCCTCCACGCCCAGGCGCTCGGCCACCAACTTGTCAGCGGGCACAAAGCGGTAGCTGCGCAGACGGTTGATCACTTCATAGCCGCGCTCGGTCATGGACTCGCCCAACCCTTGCAGGGTGCTGACGTTCTGATAAGCCTTGGGCTTGAAAACGAAGGTGCCTTTGCCGTGGATCTTGTAGATCAGGCCTTCCTTTTGCAGATCACCCAGGGCCTGACGCACGGTGATGCGGCTGACTTTGAAGCGCGCTCCCAGCTCGCTTTCGGAAGGCATCTGGGTATTCGGCGCGTATTCACCATCGAGGATGCGGCTGCGCAGCAAATCCCGCAGTTGGGCATGCAGCGGAACGCTGGACAGAGGAGATAAGGCGACGGTTGATTCGTTCATCAGGACCACTTGTCATAACGAGTTATGACGTGATCATAAGGAGTCTTATGAAAAGCGCGGAAATACCGTTTTGGAATAAGGTTATGGACAGGAGAATGACGCTGCACCTAGGAAGTAGGTGCAGCGGACCAGCCTAATTTATAGAGCAGCGTCCAGACCTGATGAAAAATCAGAAGTTGTAACTGACTCGGGTATAGAGGATCCGCCCAAACGGGTCGGCGTACTTGGGGTCGTACCCGCTCTGGAACGCGTAGGTCTGGTTGCTGAACGGCGGCGCGCGGTCGAACAGGTTCTTCGCGCCCAATGTGACGGCCAGAGACTTGCTCCAGTTGTAGGTACCCGCCAGGTCCCAGACGTTGTAGGAGCCTACGGAATCATGGGTTTCCGGGTCCGAGTCGTGATAGCCACTGGTGTAGCGGTTGGTCAGGCTGACGCCCAGCGGTCCGCGGGCCCAAGTGCCGGTCAGGCTGTGGCGCCAGCGTGCAACGGCGCCAGCGGTGGAGAATTCGCCGCCACGAAAATCACCGAGTTTGTCGATGTAGTCGCCCTTGAGCTCCTGTTGGTATTTGTATTCGTTGACGTAGGTGCCTTGCAGGCCGATGCCGAAGTCACCGATGGCGGTGCTCGGGAAGCGGTAGTCGAAACTCACATCCACGCCGTTGGTCTTGGTTTTCCCGAGGTTGGCCAGGCCGGTAACGATGTGATCGATGGAGCCGTCAGCCTTGCGAATCAGGCGGTCGCCGTAGGCATCCGGGTCGTCGAACACTGACGACTCAGGGAATTCGGCGATCTGGTTGGCGATGGTGATCCACCAGAAATCCAGGCCAGCACTGAGGCGCTCAATGGGTTGGAACACGAAGCCAAAGGTAACGTTACGTGCGGTTTCCGGGCTCAAGCTGCCATTGCCGCCCGTTTGCCGGCGGAACTGTTGGGCGCAGTCGCGGTTACCGATCCCGCCATTGGCCGGTGTACCGCCCGGGCACAGGCGCGGGTCGTTGTAGTTGGCCACGGTGTAGCTGGTGTAGGTCGGGTTGTACAACTCATACAGCGACGGCGCACGGAACCCTTCGCTGTAGGCGCCGCGAACCACCAGTTCTTTGAATGGCTGAAAACGGAACGAGTATTTCGGGTTGGTGGTGCTGCCGAAGTCGCTGTATTTGTCATGACGCACCGCCGCGGACAGTTCCAGGCTGTCGAGCACCGGCACATTGACCTCGGCGTACTCGGCCGAGACGCTGCGATTGCCACGCACCGCGCCATTGGGGTCTACGCCGAGGCTCTGCACGGTCTCGGCGAATTGGGCGAAGTCCTGATGAAAATCTTCCTTGCGGTATTCACCCCCCAGCGCCAGGCCTGTGGGACCTGCGCCAAACCAGTCGCCGATTTCACGGCTGACGCGACCGTCGATGGATTTGACCCGGCCAACGGCGGTGGCGTAATCGCCGTCGACGCGGCTGGAGGCGAGCAACGCCCTGCCCGCTTCGCTCTGCGGCCCGAACGGGTTGATCACGCCATTGGCGATACCCTGGCTGATGGTCTGGTCGTTCACATAACCGTCGAGAATGGTTTGCACCACTTTGTTCTGGTTGTAGGACGCACCGACGTTGTAGTCCCAGTTCGCCACGGTGCCTTCGAAGCTCAGCAGCAGGCGCTGACTGGTGTTGTCATCTTCGTGCTTGCGCGCCCCGGCGTCGGTTTCGCGCCAGTTCACATCCACCGGCTGTGTCGGGTCCAGGGCAAAACCCGTCGGACCCGGCGTGATGCCGTTGCCCGGATAGAACGCCGTACCCGGATTGACCTGGGCGCCCATCAAGGTGCCCGGGCCAATCTGCGTGCGGTTTTCGTTGCGCGCCCAGAAGTACTCAAGGCTCACGGTGTGGTCATCGGCCAGCTTGCCGGTGGCTTTGGCAAAGGCCGAGGTTTTTTCGGTTTCCGGCACCAGGTCCAGGTAACTCCACAGGCTTTGGCGGCAGATGCCATTGCGCGACAGCAACCCGGGGGAATTGCAGCCGGAGCCAGCCAGCGGGTTGGTCGCGTTGCTACCCTGGCTCCAGTTTGCCGGGGCGGCGGTGCCCGAGGTGAAATCCAGGCCGCGACCGGGCTGGTAGTTGTAGGTGTAGTCGCGGTCTTTGGCCGCCAGGCGCGTCTGCTTGTCGTAGCTGACCACGCCAAATACGTTGAAGCGGTCGTCTGCCAGGTCGCCAAACCCATAACTGCCGCTGAAGTTATGGCTGTCACCACCGCCTGAGCGCGTCGGCGAATCGTAATTGGTGGAGAGCTGGCCGCCGGTCAGGCTGGTCTTGGTGATGAAGTTGATCACCCCGCCGATCGCGTCGGTGCCGTACAGCGCCGACGCGCCATCGCGCAGCACTTCCACACGGTCGATGGCGGCGAACGGGATGGTGTTCAAGTCCACCCCGGAGCCGTTAGTGGTGTTGACGGCGTTGTTGCTCAGGCGCCGGCCGTTGAGCAGCACCAGGGTTTTGTTCGCGCCAATCCCGCGCAAGTCGGCAAACGCTGCACCACCGCTGCTGGAACCCACCGAACGCCCGGAGCCAACGGAAGACTGATTGGCCGAGATACGGTTGATCAACTCCTCGGTAGTGCTCACACCCTGCTCGCGCAATTGCTCGACCCGCAGGATGGTCACCGGCACGGCCGTTTCCGCGTCCACTCGACGAATCGCCGTGCCGGTCACGGTGACTTTTTCCAGACGGTAGTCAGTACTTTTTCCCGCAGCCGGGACAGCGTTGGTGGAGGTCGCGGCCGCTGCGTGCACCGTCAGCCCCTGCTCGCTATCGCTGACTTGCAGGCCGCTGCCCTGTAACGCTTTGTCCACCGCTTGCAGGCTGCCCAAATCTCCGCGAATGGGGGCACTGCGCTTGCCCTGAACCAACTGCTGATTGAAGGAAATCATCACGCCGGTCTGCCGGGAGATATCCAGCAGCACCGAATCGAGCGGGCCGCCGGCGATATCAAAGCTGAACACCTGGCTGGCCGCTTCCTGGGCCATTACGCAGTTGCTGCAGACGCCCATCGCCAACGCCGCCGCCAGCGTCAGTCGAGGTAATTGTTGTTTGAATAAGAACATCGAGGATCTCCCTGTTGAATGTGTCTACAGGGGTTGAGCAGCGGCAGACGCGTTTTTATAGGGCGGTGTTTAGGCGAAGATGCTATGAGTTTATAACCGGTTTAACGGGCCTCAATACTTACCCAATAGGCGCTGTGATACGTCACGCGAATCGGTAATGAATTCTCCAGCAGCTGCAGGGTGCGGTCCGTATCGTCCAGGGGATAGATGCCGCTCAGGCGCAGCTGCGCCACATTGGGATTCAGGCGCAGAATCCCGTGGCGATAGCTGCGCAGGCTGTCGATCACCTCCCTTAACGACCGGTCGTGGATTTCAAGGCGTCCTTGGCTCCAACCGGCTTCATCGCCCTTGAGCGGGCCAAGGCCGAAGGTGTGTTGCTCATCAAACCGCATGCTCTGCCCCGCCTCCACGATTTGGCGCGCGCCGTCCTGAGTGACCACTTCCACTCGCGAATGCAGCATCACCAGACGGGTGGACGCTTCGTCACGCTGCACCAGGAGTCGGGTACCCAACGCGCGAATCTGGCCATGCCGGGTTTGCACCACGAAGGGCCGCGCCGGGTCCTTGGCCACGTCCACCAGCAACTCCCCCTCCCGTAACTCCAGCACACGCTGGTGTGCGTCGAAACGCGCAATCGCCCGGCTCTGTGCGTTCAGCGTCAGCAAGCTGCCGTCGTCCAGCGTGAAGTGTTTACGCTCCCCAGTGCCAGTGGACAGCTCGCCGGTATCCACCAACCAGCCCTGGCGACGACCGAGAAACAGCGCTGCCAACGCGACGACACCCAGGCTGCCAGCGACAAAGCGTCGACGGCTGGACGGTGCTTTCAGGCTATGCAAAAGGTGCTCGCTGGGCACTCCGCGCAATGCATGATTGCGCAACAGCCCCATGCCACCGCTCATTTGATCAATTACCTGGCGGTGACGAATGTCAGCCGCGCACCACGTCTCGAATGCCTGCCGTTCCTGAGTGCTGGCGTGCTCCGATTGCAGCAGGGCCATCCACCGCGCGGCCTCCTCCACCACGGCCTCTTCCGGGCGCAAAAGGCTCATGGCTGGGCCATCACCAGGTAGCAGCGCTTGAAGGCATCGGCCATGTATTGCTGTACACGGCTGGTGGAGACCTGCAAGCGCTCGCCGATCTGGCTGTAGGTCAGACCGTCCAGTTGATGGTAAAGAAACGCGGCCTTGGCTTTGGCAGACAGCCCGTCCAGCAGGCGATCCACGGCCAGCAAAGCCTCGATTACCAACGCCCGCTCTTCGGGTGACGGGTGCACCGGCACGGGCGCATGGGCCAGGCTTTCAAGGTAGGCACGTTCCAGGTCCTGCCGACGCCAGCCTTCGTAGACCAGGCGCCGGGCGATGGTGGTCAACAGCGCGCGAGGTTCGCGAATAGCGGCGGGGTCCGGAAGCGACAACACCCGCAGGAAGGTTTCCGAGGCAATGTCCTGCGCGCTGTGATGACATCCCAAGGTTCGCCTGACTGAACTGCACAACCACTGGTAATCCTTTTGGAACATCTGCCCAATCAATGGGTAACCGAGGGGCTGACTGACACCCATGCCTTGCTCCCTTACGAGACCTATCGCCCGTCTCAACAATCATCCGCCAACGCCCCCTGAGTCGGGGCCTGGAATAAAGGGAGCGACTGTGCCGCAGAGGTA from Pseudomonas yamanorum harbors:
- a CDS encoding sigma-70 family RNA polymerase sigma factor translates to MGVSQPLGYPLIGQMFQKDYQWLCSSVRRTLGCHHSAQDIASETFLRVLSLPDPAAIREPRALLTTIARRLVYEGWRRQDLERAYLESLAHAPVPVHPSPEERALVIEALLAVDRLLDGLSAKAKAAFLYHQLDGLTYSQIGERLQVSTSRVQQYMADAFKRCYLVMAQP
- a CDS encoding ABC transporter substrate-binding protein, giving the protein MLLRATLAGLVLASLSLSAQAQTIRVAIGTQDTTINCAAGGLLIRELGLLDKYLPHDGKYKDATYDVQWKNFTSGAPLTNEMVAGKLDFGAMADFPGAFNGVAFEAAGKHSLFISVLSGNIKGSGNGIVVPIASSAQSLADLKGKTISVPFASTAHGMLLRAVAAQGWDPLKDVNIIAQAPEVAGSALQANKIDAHADFVPFGELFPNRGFARKIYDGSQSDTPTFHGALVDQRYAKQYPEVVIAYLRASIEANQLLAAEPEKYSELIEKVTGVEAEVNYLFHGPLGVQTRDLSWKPEYRQAVGTAIDTLKLLKKADRGLDLNTFIDDQYIRAAFKASGLDYEAQLGNYTQSPLKANDALTGKPITDWKHVAQIWVKGEPKVRDYASAEAAFTALDSLNKQGKAVRAVYAQAQDSGIKLLASQAWFASNQQGQLSAFLLKGQAQQFAQAQGGKVFNFTDAGAQAVAGR
- a CDS encoding 4Fe-4S dicluster domain-containing protein, coding for MAYQPQEIFFRSNAPVTVDEDKCIAEKGCTVCVDVCPMDLLAINPATQKAYMAFDECWYCMPCEKDCPTGAVKVEIPYLLR
- a CDS encoding GntR family transcriptional regulator; the protein is MNESTVALSPLSSVPLHAQLRDLLRSRILDGEYAPNTQMPSESELGARFKVSRITVRQALGDLQKEGLIYKIHGKGTFVFKPKAYQNVSTLQGLGESMTERGYEVINRLRSYRFVPADKLVAERLGVEEGTTVTQIKRVRLINREPVSLEITYLSQALGERLENADLVTRDIFLILENDCGLQLGHADVAIDAVLADSELTQALNVEAGSPIMRIERLTHTADGQPVDFEHLYYRGDAFQYRLRIDRQRGSRP
- a CDS encoding TonB-dependent receptor → MFLFKQQLPRLTLAAALAMGVCSNCVMAQEAASQVFSFDIAGGPLDSVLLDISRQTGVMISFNQQLVQGKRSAPIRGDLGSLQAVDKALQGSGLQVSDSEQGLTVHAAAATSTNAVPAAGKSTDYRLEKVTVTGTAIRRVDAETAVPVTILRVEQLREQGVSTTEELINRISANQSSVGSGRSVGSSSGGAAFADLRGIGANKTLVLLNGRRLSNNAVNTTNGSGVDLNTIPFAAIDRVEVLRDGASALYGTDAIGGVINFITKTSLTGGQLSTNYDSPTRSGGGDSHNFSGSYGFGDLADDRFNVFGVVSYDKQTRLAAKDRDYTYNYQPGRGLDFTSGTAAPANWSQGSNATNPLAGSGCNSPGLLSRNGICRQSLWSYLDLVPETEKTSAFAKATGKLADDHTVSLEYFWARNENRTQIGPGTLMGAQVNPGTAFYPGNGITPGPTGFALDPTQPVDVNWRETDAGARKHEDDNTSQRLLLSFEGTVANWDYNVGASYNQNKVVQTILDGYVNDQTISQGIANGVINPFGPQSEAGRALLASSRVDGDYATAVGRVKSIDGRVSREIGDWFGAGPTGLALGGEYRKEDFHQDFAQFAETVQSLGVDPNGAVRGNRSVSAEYAEVNVPVLDSLELSAAVRHDKYSDFGSTTNPKYSFRFQPFKELVVRGAYSEGFRAPSLYELYNPTYTSYTVANYNDPRLCPGGTPANGGIGNRDCAQQFRRQTGGNGSLSPETARNVTFGFVFQPIERLSAGLDFWWITIANQIAEFPESSVFDDPDAYGDRLIRKADGSIDHIVTGLANLGKTKTNGVDVSFDYRFPSTAIGDFGIGLQGTYVNEYKYQQELKGDYIDKLGDFRGGEFSTAGAVARWRHSLTGTWARGPLGVSLTNRYTSGYHDSDPETHDSVGSYNVWDLAGTYNWSKSLAVTLGAKNLFDRAPPFSNQTYAFQSGYDPKYADPFGRILYTRVSYNF
- a CDS encoding FecR domain-containing protein, which translates into the protein MSLLRPEEAVVEEAARWMALLQSEHASTQERQAFETWCAADIRHRQVIDQMSGGMGLLRNHALRGVPSEHLLHSLKAPSSRRRFVAGSLGVVALAALFLGRRQGWLVDTGELSTGTGERKHFTLDDGSLLTLNAQSRAIARFDAHQRVLELREGELLVDVAKDPARPFVVQTRHGQIRALGTRLLVQRDEASTRLVMLHSRVEVVTQDGARQIVEAGQSMRFDEQHTFGLGPLKGDEAGWSQGRLEIHDRSLREVIDSLRSYRHGILRLNPNVAQLRLSGIYPLDDTDRTLQLLENSLPIRVTYHSAYWVSIEAR
- a CDS encoding fumarate reductase/succinate dehydrogenase flavoprotein subunit; this translates as MSRKTLELEYDIVVIGGGTAGPMAAIKAKEANRDLRVLLIDKANVKRSGAISMGMDGLNNAIIPGHSTPEQYTKEITIANDGIVNQAAVYAYATHSFETIEQLDRWGVKFEKDETGDYAVKKVHHMGAYVLPMPEGHDIKKVLYRQLKRARVNITNRLVCTRLLTDSEGAVNGVMGFDCRTADFQVIKAKAVILCCGAAGRLGLPSSGYLMGTYENPTNAGDGYAMAYHAGAELANLECFQINPLIKDYNGPACAYVTGPLGGYTANNKGERFIECDYWSGQMMWEFHQELESGNGPVFLKLDHLAEETIQNIEQILHSNERPSRGQFHANRGTDYRSQMVEMHISEIGFCSGHSASGVWVNERAETSVKGLYSAGDMAAVPHNYMLGAFTYGWFAGTNAASFVAGREFSAVDAQQVATEQARIYAPLDREAGLPPAQVEYKLRRFVNDYLQPPKVTRKMEIGLQRFADIERDLDQMKAHNPHELMRAMETSVIRDCAEMAARASLYRAESRWGLYHYRVDHPQRNDADWFCHCHLKKGDDGQMVSFKKPVEPYVIPLDAEELQAYDRLRVGAHAAA